The genomic interval GCTTAAAAGTTCATCTTAGATAAATGATACGACAATCATCTATTACAATGAAATGAaggaatgataaataaaaggagaaaattcaatttcaaacaaaaaggctaGACATATTGTGCTGGATATTCATGGAAAACAACCAATATGggggaaaacaaaacagaaaaagctacATAGTCAAAACAAACAGTTGATGAAGGGAGTGTATCCTTTATTACATGTGGCACCGCTGAGTAAAGCTCCTGTGGTTTATGTGCTTGCACCCCGTTTCTTAGGTTAAATCAGGGCATTGGCCGCCAGCAGAGCGGAAATGGCGGTGATGACCAGGCTGATGCCAGAGGTCCCCGGGGCCCCTGGTGCAGCGTTACACAGGTTAGTTTCACAGCACGTCTTGGTCATGGAGTAGACACTGCTATTGCTGATGAAGGGAAAGGATTCATCTCTGGTTAAGTTGCACTTGTCAGTTTTTAGACAGCCTTTCATCTTCAGGGGCAagaatccaactgcaaaagaaCAAACAAGCATCAACTCCATCATTATTCCAACTCTGATTATATTAGAAATAATATACTCTCAAAcaagagtgcaaacctccaccaaatcagtagctgggttttcatgacagatttttgaaaaaaaaatatctctaaacctccttataacactctgcattcctttgttgtttcacgtctaatgtggctctaatcatttttaagtataataataacaaatgtcCCGGTAAGGTAACATCCTATCATCCATataaggagaaaaaaagcaTTCACAGCATGGAGACTGATTCAattttttgatgtttctttCGTCCTTTAAAAATCACCAACTTTACataaaaacattgcaattgaaGTCATgggaaagattttttttagtttgacgTGAGAGGATGTTGGAAAAAGACCAAAAGTCTTTTGAACGCAGCCTTCTTCAATGGCATTTGTTGTTGTACACCCTTGATTACAAAACAAACCTGTCGATACTGTTATCTGGTtcagtagctgggtttctatgacagattttttgaaaaaataaaagcgcTCTCTCTAAACCTCCTTaaaacactctgcattcctttgttgtttcatgtctaatgtggcactaatcatttaaagtctaatgctaagaaatgtcctggtctcctcttctatacacgtaccgcgccatgttttctcagacagcagtggtcacatgaccaggtacgtcacattctttgatgtttatttgtggaaaaagtgtttccatagcgcttttgcgaaaaaataaaaaaataaataaagaaaaaatacaatttattttttaaaaagcgcttttgtgacacatttcaatgttGAAACTTCCGAAATTCCTTTTGAAATTcatgtgtttccatcaccagagTTTATTGCGCCATTAAAAGAGTAATGGAAATGGGGTTGCTTGAAATgtttagtaaaataataataattaaagccgtccattgaaaaatatcaagatacagcatttagaatgtgatggcgaaggattttccagtgacattataggcccctcccactgatcacagaatgttttttcttcatcagcgacctgctcccatcttataagattcatccaacactattttgagGTCAATACGATTGTCTTTCCGCTAGAGCTGTAAGCATTGGAGGGGGCGCTTTTAGTGGTGTccgagaacgcaaggcatgatgggtcattttcacattgtgtcttgtttagggatggacagtcaacagttgtatcaaatatgaagcagtttgaactttttgAAACATATGAAAGTTATATGCATTTTCTTATTATGGCGTGCTAATTGGCTCCAGTCGCGCTAC from Gouania willdenowi chromosome 11, fGouWil2.1, whole genome shotgun sequence carries:
- the LOC114472699 gene encoding prostate stem cell antigen-like; the encoded protein is MNKVVLLLQAFGFCFALSQALMCYECKIGIADLCITKETTCEVGEHCFSGEGKAVGFLPLKMKGCLKTDKCNLTRDESFPFISNSSVYSMTKTCCETNLCNAAPGAPGTSGISLVITAISALLAANALI